Proteins from a single region of Anastrepha ludens isolate Willacy chromosome 5, idAnaLude1.1, whole genome shotgun sequence:
- the LOC128862934 gene encoding angiopoietin-4-like has translation MLQIRKQFAAVLLISAYCLLINLIGATNRLNTNASDAEFLTIIVDETMRNLLKQCNGSVSTEDYRSNELAPDQLSPAMMKQLSDLMGRTVRSLSDSFTTRLLQRFPKNCADILPSGVRDRDGVYSLHISSYMPINVYCFADAAGGCPWTIVHRRQDKDTAFNLNWAYYKAGFGDPYNSFFVGMEPLYWLTSDAPHELRIVMRLNSESVEEIAHYDHFSLGDEKAQYALKVGQFSGNAADELTPLNGYKFRTKDRTGYCKGKEKDGGWWKEGCARSKLNGIYAPTQWEIPQHVGITWNNRTTHGFNYSLEYVHMAIRPKFCNKIHL, from the exons ATGCTACAAATCAGGAAGCAATTTGCAGCTGTACTGCTGATTAGCGCCTACTGCTTATTAATAAATCTAATTGGCGCTACAAATAGACTCAATACGAATGCAAGCGATGCGGAATTCTTGACAATCATTGTGGATGAGACAATGCGCAATTTGTTGAAGCAGTGCAACGGAAGTGTATCGACAGAGGATTACAGAAG CAATGAATTAGCCCCAGATCAGCTCTCGCCAGCAATGATGAAGCAGTTAAGCGATTTAATGGGTAGAAC CGTGCGCTCACTAAGCGACTCCTTTACGACACGGCTGCTGCAACGCTTTCCCAAGAACTGCGCCGACATACTGCCGTCAGGTGTACGCGATCGCGATGGCGTCTATAGCTTGCACATCTCGAGTTATATGCCGATCAATGTTTATTGCTTTGCTGATGCGGCAGGTGGTTGTCCTTGGACCATTGTGCATAGGCGTCAGGACAAAGATACTGCTTTCAATCTCAATTGGGCCTACTACAAGGCGGGCTTCGGCGATCCGTACAATAGTTTTTTCGTTGGCATGGAACCGCTTTATTGGCTGACCAGCGATGCACCGCATGAATTGCGCATCGTTATGCGTTTGAATAGCGAAAGTGTGGAGGAGATTGCGCACTACGATCACTTCTCACTGGGCGATGAGAAGGCGCAATACGCACTAAAGGTGGGACAGTTTAGCGGCAATGCAGCAGATGAGCTAACGCCTCTGAATGGCTATAAGTTTAGAACGAAAGATCGCACAGGTTATTGCAAAGGCAAGGAAAAGGATGGTGGCTGGTGGAAAGAGGGTTGCGCTAGAAG caaattaaatgGTATTTATGCGCCTACGCAGTGGGAGATACCACAACACGTGGGCATCACATGGAATAATAGAACCACACACGGCTTCAACTACTCACTGGAGTACGTGCATATGGCCATACGACCGAAGTTTTGtaacaaaattcatttataa